Proteins encoded by one window of Modestobacter marinus:
- a CDS encoding ArsR/SmtB family transcription factor — protein MAHTGIDGFSMPSGDEARRAADALRMLGDPTRLKVLWALMQGETSVACLAELADTSPTAVSQHLSKLRLAGLVTNRREGTFVYYQLADPHVGALLRQALSHAGHPETADSTPTR, from the coding sequence GTGGCGCACACCGGCATCGACGGCTTCTCCATGCCGTCCGGCGACGAGGCCCGGCGTGCCGCGGACGCGCTGCGGATGCTCGGCGACCCCACCCGGCTCAAGGTGCTGTGGGCGCTGATGCAGGGGGAGACGTCGGTCGCCTGCCTGGCCGAGCTGGCCGACACCTCGCCCACCGCGGTCAGCCAGCACCTGTCCAAGCTGCGGCTGGCCGGCCTGGTGACCAACCGGCGCGAGGGCACGTTCGTCTACTACCAGCTCGCCGACCCGCACGTCGGCGCGCTGTTGCGCCAGGCGCTCTCGCACGCCGGGCACCCCGAGACCGCGGACAGCACGCCCACCCGCTGA
- a CDS encoding class I SAM-dependent methyltransferase, producing the protein MAGEREADVTAAAFDRAAVDFSRLSPLLWDPVGAATVAVSAPAAGERVLDACCGDGASAIPAARRVGGTGAVDAVDLSGPMVGLLRERAAGLPQLTAHQADVTSWPGTGYDVVQCVLGAFFFPDMAAGTDHLVGRVRPGGRVAVTIWHRDAMVAAGRAIAGAAAAERGERAQVPRASSAVQQLGDPDAFGAWLTARGLEQVAVSVAAHAVEATEEALWLLVLGSGFRGLLTELDDAAVDRVRGRYLEQLVGGPAIDATTLVGFGQRPD; encoded by the coding sequence ATGGCGGGCGAGCGGGAGGCGGACGTCACCGCCGCGGCCTTCGACCGGGCCGCGGTCGACTTCTCCCGGTTGTCCCCCCTGCTCTGGGACCCGGTGGGCGCAGCGACCGTCGCGGTCAGCGCGCCGGCGGCCGGGGAACGGGTGCTCGACGCCTGCTGCGGGGACGGCGCCTCGGCCATCCCCGCCGCCCGGCGGGTGGGCGGCACCGGCGCGGTGGACGCCGTCGACCTCTCCGGTCCGATGGTCGGGCTGCTCCGGGAGCGGGCCGCGGGCCTCCCGCAGCTGACCGCCCATCAGGCCGACGTGACCAGCTGGCCGGGGACCGGCTACGACGTGGTGCAGTGCGTGCTGGGTGCGTTCTTCTTCCCCGACATGGCCGCCGGGACCGACCACCTCGTGGGCCGCGTCCGCCCCGGCGGCCGGGTGGCGGTGACCATCTGGCACCGCGACGCGATGGTGGCGGCGGGCCGGGCGATCGCCGGCGCCGCGGCCGCCGAACGCGGGGAGCGGGCGCAGGTGCCGCGGGCCTCCAGCGCCGTGCAGCAGCTCGGCGACCCGGACGCGTTCGGCGCCTGGCTCACCGCCCGCGGGCTGGAGCAGGTCGCCGTCTCCGTGGCGGCGCACGCGGTCGAGGCGACCGAGGAGGCGCTGTGGCTGCTGGTCCTCGGGTCCGGCTTCCGCGGTCTGCTCACCGAGCTGGACGACGCCGCCGTGGACCGGGTGCGCGGCCGGTACCTCGAGCAGTTGGTCGGAGGGCCCGCCATCGACGCCACCACGCTGGTCGGTTTCGGGCAGCGCCCGGACTGA
- a CDS encoding class I SAM-dependent methyltransferase, whose product MDRFDAVMRAHVPWRDAAHRTALDLVSEFGATESIVDLGCGTGALCAWLLEQLPDSRVTGLERDPVMIAVAQAHLRGRATVREQDLTRSGWGAAGPARFSAAIASSVLHMVDAAGYAAVAGELAAVLRPGGLFVDIDEMAVDPPVPRLAAACAGLRQRTLAARVAGAREDHDAWWAALLTEPELAAAVRQRQERCSTGPSGPPASVAQRTAALLGAGFTEVAVVERRLDVAVLAALR is encoded by the coding sequence GCGCACCGGACGGCACTCGACCTCGTGTCCGAGTTCGGTGCGACCGAGTCGATCGTCGACCTCGGCTGCGGCACCGGCGCGCTCTGCGCCTGGCTGCTGGAGCAGCTGCCGGACTCCCGAGTCACCGGTCTCGAGCGGGACCCGGTGATGATCGCGGTCGCGCAGGCGCACCTGCGGGGCCGGGCGACCGTCCGGGAGCAGGACCTGACCCGCTCCGGGTGGGGTGCGGCCGGTCCGGCCCGGTTCTCCGCCGCGATCGCGAGCTCGGTCCTGCACATGGTCGACGCCGCCGGCTACGCCGCGGTCGCGGGCGAGCTGGCGGCAGTCCTGCGCCCCGGCGGCCTGTTCGTCGACATCGACGAGATGGCGGTCGACCCGCCGGTCCCCCGGCTGGCGGCGGCGTGCGCCGGGCTGCGTCAGCGCACCCTGGCCGCCCGCGTCGCCGGCGCGCGTGAGGACCACGACGCCTGGTGGGCGGCGCTCCTCACCGAGCCCGAGCTGGCCGCGGCCGTCCGGCAGCGGCAGGAGCGGTGCAGCACCGGCCCGAGCGGACCGCCGGCGTCCGTCGCCCAGCGGACCGCAGCCCTGCTCGGTGCCGGTTTCACCGAGGTGGCCGTGGTGGAGCGACGGCTGGACGTCGCCGTCCTCGCCGCCCTCCGCTGA